A region of Zingiber officinale cultivar Zhangliang unplaced genomic scaffold, Zo_v1.1 ctg125, whole genome shotgun sequence DNA encodes the following proteins:
- the LOC122035859 gene encoding chitin-inducible gibberellin-responsive protein 1-like has translation MDFRRPYGLYNAEISCELPSPRNIVPTEWTFDPIKVAFANALDSPLSCQFECNNFSRPANSHDLWLDSISAFEQELSLDHLQAGNMATSDSVYVASHQSIKHALQEIEMVLMAPDSDEPKTNIVYETDENKQPQPIKQWFLTDEIQPDQHLSAIANSDHELRPGKRLRGMSKQSDGHVELLLNKEPKGDVKQLLIKCAEALSENKMDAFESLVGEAQSLVSIGGEPIQRLGVYVLEGLAARQKVSGSNIYQTLQCHQPTSKELLSYMRIMYDVCPFFKFGYMAANGAIADALKNENKIHIIDFQIAQGTQWITLIQALAVRPGGPPHVRITGINDPESMHAHGDGLQLVGKMLSDMSRKFKIPLEFKLFAAHSSVVTKELLGIRPGEALAVNFTLQLHHTPDEGVDVSNPRDGLLRMVKGLSPKVTTLVEQESNTNTTPFLTRFVETLDYYSAMLESIDVTLPRDSKERINLEKHCLAKDIVNIIACEGKERVERHELLGKWRSRFTMAGFQPYPLSSYVNSVIKTLLGYYRGNYTLVERDGAMLLGWKNRNLISASAWH, from the coding sequence ATGGACTTCCGTCGGCCCTATGGATTATACAATGCAGAAATCTCCTGTGAATTGCCTTCACCGAGAAATATAGTGCCTACCGAATGGACATTTGATCCCATCAAAGTAGCTTTTGCTAATGCATTGGACTCCCCTCTTTCTTGCCAATTCGAGTGCAATAATTTCTCAAGGCCGGCCAACAGTCATGATCTGTGGTTAGACTCCATCAGTGCGTTTGAGCAGGAACTTTCCCTAGATCATCTTCAAGCGGGTAACATGGCGACATCAGATTCAGTTTATGTGGCTTCCCATCAGAGCATCAAGCATGCTTTACAAGAGATCGAGATGGTTCTCATGGCGCCCGATAGTGATGAACCAAAAACTAATATTGTCTATGAGACAGATGAAAACAAACAACCCCAGCCTATAAAGCAGTGGTTCTTGACTGATGAGATCCAACCGGATCAGCATCTCTCTGCTATAGCGAATTCAGATCATGAACTCCGTCCGGGGAAGCGTCTTCGAGGGATGAGCAAGCAATCAGATGGTCATGTGGAGCTGCTTCTCAACAAAGAACCAAAAGGTGATGTGAAACAGCTGCTGATCAAGTGTGCCGAAGCCTTATCTGAGAATAAGATGGATGCATTTGAATCATTAGTAGGAGAAGCCCAGAGTCTTGTTTCCATTGGCGGTGAGCCTATCCAACGTCTCGGTGTGTATGTGCTGGAAGGGCTCGCTGCAAGGCAAAAGGTTTCTGGCTCCAACATATACCAAACACTACAGTGTCACCAACCAACTAGCAAGGAACTTCTGTCATACATGCGAATCATGTACGACGTCTGCCCGTTCTTCAAATTTGGATACATGGCCGCCAATGGAGCAATTGCCGATGCGCTAAAGAACGagaacaagatccacattatagaCTTTCAGATCGCGCAAGGAACCCAATGGATCACTCTGATACAGGCACTAGCCGTAAGACCTGGGGGTCCTCCTCATGTGAGAATAACCGGAATCAATGATCCAGAATCGATGCACGCCCATGGCGATGGATTGCAGCTAGTCGGGAAGATGTTGTCTGACATGTCGAGAAAGTTTAAAATTCCCCTCGAGTTCAAATTGTTTGCTGCACACAGCTCTGTGGTTACCAAGGAGCTGCTGGGCATTAGGCCCGGTGAAGCACTGGCAGTGAACTTCACTCTCCAGCTGCACCACACACCTGATGAAGGCGTGGATGTGAGCAACCCCCGGGATGGATTGCTAAGGATGGTCAAGGGCCTGTCGCCCAAAGTGACAACCTTAGTGGAGCAGGAGTCCAACACCAACACAACGCCATTCCTGACCAGGTTCGTGGAGACACTGGACTACTACTCTGCGATGCTCGAATCGATCGATGTGACGCTGCCGAGGGACAGCAAGGAGAGGATCAATTTGGAGAAGCATTGTTTGGCAAAGGACATAGTGAACATCATTGCTTGTGAAGGGAAGGAGAGGGTAGAAAGGCATGAGCTGCTGGGTAAGTGGAGGTCGAGGTTTACCATGGCAGGTTTTCAGCCTTACCCACTGAGCTCGTATGTGAACTCAGTGATAAAGACTTTGTTAGGATATTACAGAGGTAACTACACATTGGTAGAGAGAGATGGGGCAATGTTGTTGGGGTGGAAGAATAGGAACCTGATCTCAGCTTCTGCTTGGCACTGA
- the LOC122035889 gene encoding tobamovirus multiplication protein 1-like produces the protein MDLGGGVDFSTAAAAARLAASNLSSWWDEINESPKWQDGVFYFLCAAYALVSYAALVQLIRIQLRVPQYGWTAQKVFHFMNLIVNGVRAFEFGFHTQVFLFRPKVFTIALLDLPSLFFFSTYTLLVLFWAEIYNQARNFSTDKIRIAYICINTAIYIFQVCIWVYLLLSYSSIVDSLGKIFIAVVSFIAALGFAIFGGRLFCMLRRFPIESKGRRKKLHEVGSVTGICFACFLIRCIVVGLSAFNSNASLEVLDHPILDLVYYMLTEILPSALVLYILRRLPPKRVSTQYHPIQ, from the exons ATGGATCTCGGAGGCGGAGTGGATTTctcgacggcggcggcggcggcgagatTAGCGGCGTCGAACTTGTCGAGTTGGTGGGACGAGATCAACGAGTCGCCCAAGTGGCAGGACGGCGTGTTCTACTTTCTCTGCGCCGCATACGCACTCGTCTCCTACGCCGCCCTG GTTCAGTTGATTAGAATCCAATTACGTGTACCCCAATATGGTTGGACCGCTCAGAAGGTTTTCCATTTTATGAATTTGATTGTGAATGGAG TGCGTGCATTTGAATTTGGATTTCACACGCAAGTATTTCTATTCAGGCCCAAG GTATTTACTATAGCTCTACTGGATCTTCCAAGTCTGTTTTTCTTCTCTACGTATACACTGCTTGTGTTGTTCTGGGCGGAAATATACAATCAG GCTAGAAATTTCTCAACAGACAAAATAAGGATTGCGTACATTTGCATCAATACTGCCATTTATATTTTCCAG GTGTGTATCTGGGTATACTTGTTGTTAAGTTACAGCAGCATAGTAGATTCATTGGGGAAAATCTTTATAGCAG TGGTTTCATTCATAGCTGCACTTGGATTTGCGATTTTTGGTGGCAg GCTGTTTTGCATGCTGCGGCGATTCCCAATTGAATCAAAAGGGAGGAGAAAGAAACTTCATGAG GTTGGATCTGTCACAGGCATATGTTTTGCATGTTTTCTTATCCGATGCATTGTG GTTGGACTGTCTGCATTCAACTCAAACGCCTCTCTGGAGGTTTTGGATCATCCCATTCTAGACCTTGTATATTACATG CTGACTGAGATACTCCCCTCAGCGCTTGTGCTGTACATACTTCGTAGGCTACCTCCAAAGCGAGTGTCAACGCAATACCACCCTATCCAATAG